A window from Alkalicoccobacillus plakortidis encodes these proteins:
- a CDS encoding kinase-associated lipoprotein B, translating into MLGLEQAHYKTGKYVCERVETDEANRKALVKIRAVLKHPTQGDLHNPKKTDVPLFHERKALAEFEKTWVPLSTLRPFEGECPTYQDSLRATWSEQFEQLEQDGSEWAKKSQEALLELRNEYRFN; encoded by the coding sequence ATGTTGGGTTTAGAACAAGCTCATTATAAAACAGGCAAATATGTATGTGAACGAGTAGAAACAGATGAAGCAAATCGAAAGGCCCTTGTGAAAATTCGTGCTGTATTAAAGCATCCAACTCAAGGTGATCTACATAATCCGAAAAAAACAGATGTACCGTTGTTTCATGAGCGAAAGGCATTAGCTGAATTCGAAAAAACATGGGTACCATTATCCACGTTACGTCCATTTGAAGGTGAATGTCCAACTTATCAGGATTCACTCCGAGCAACATGGAGTGAGCAATTTGAGCAGCTTGAACAAGATGGTTCAGAGTGGGCTAAAAAGAGTCAAGAGGCATTGTTAGAATTACGAAACGAGTATCGCTTTAACTAA
- a CDS encoding DMT family transporter — protein sequence MKNQQGTTVHYLIVMVATLLWGVNIVSLKVLVSSFAPVTMTAFRIFTAGLVLTFGLLLWKQGKKMSKSEWIYVSLGGVLGVFAHHLFLAIGLTTINASTAVLLLGLVPVATALYSVLFLKERFTTWKIVGMGLAFIGVLFVQGGITQIGKGSIFLLIAVLVQALSFLFIRKASETMQALQVTTISLLFGAMLLFLFSLYIEPQGIRTMMSGNLTIYSIFLFSAIASTAAGQFLFNLSISRIGPSKSALFLNFVPFFGVLSSALLLNEMIRWYQWCGFVFIVLGVLFGTGYVERSIIKSVKRTKKMA from the coding sequence GTGAAAAATCAACAAGGAACAACTGTGCATTATCTAATCGTCATGGTTGCTACGCTTCTTTGGGGAGTAAATATTGTATCTTTAAAAGTATTAGTAAGCTCTTTTGCACCAGTAACGATGACAGCTTTTCGTATTTTTACAGCTGGTTTAGTATTAACGTTCGGATTACTTTTGTGGAAACAAGGTAAAAAGATGTCAAAGTCTGAATGGATATATGTAAGTCTAGGAGGAGTGTTAGGTGTATTTGCTCACCATCTTTTTTTAGCGATAGGTTTAACAACCATTAATGCGTCTACAGCTGTTCTGTTGCTTGGTTTAGTACCTGTAGCGACAGCGTTATATAGTGTTCTTTTCTTAAAAGAAAGGTTCACTACTTGGAAAATAGTCGGAATGGGACTAGCTTTTATCGGAGTCCTTTTTGTACAAGGAGGTATTACTCAAATAGGGAAAGGCTCAATCTTCCTTTTGATTGCTGTTTTAGTCCAGGCTTTAAGTTTTTTATTTATTAGAAAAGCCTCTGAGACTATGCAGGCATTACAAGTAACAACGATTTCACTGCTTTTTGGTGCGATGCTGCTCTTTCTGTTTAGCTTATATATTGAGCCACAAGGTATACGTACGATGATGTCAGGAAATTTGACTATTTATAGTATTTTTCTTTTTTCGGCGATTGCATCTACAGCAGCAGGTCAATTTCTTTTTAATCTTTCTATTAGTCGAATTGGACCTAGTAAAAGTGCGTTGTTCCTCAATTTTGTCCCATTTTTTGGAGTTCTCAGTTCTGCCTTGCTCCTTAATGAAATGATAAGATGGTATCAATGGTGTGGATTTGTTTTTATTGTGTTAGGTGTTTTATTTGGAACTGGTTATGTTGAGAGAAGCATTATAAAATCAGTGAAACGAACAAAGAAAATGGCATAA
- a CDS encoding glutamate synthase subunit beta — translation MGKPTGFIEYKRENPTKKDPFQRTKNWKEFTILTPDPVLREQASRCMDCGIPFCQAGTSMVGSGEIGCPVYNLIPEWNDLVYRGKWREALDRLHKTNNFPEFTGRVCPAPCEGSCTVAISDDAVTIKNIEYSIIEKGFQEGWIIPEPPAKRTGKRVAVVGSGPAGLAAAAQLNKAGHLVTVFEREDRIGGLLTYGIPDVKLANHIVERRIDILRKEGIEFKTNVEIGKDITTKEMEKQYDATILCTGATKPRNVGLEGRNLKGIEFAMDFLTSNTKSLLDSNLEDGNYISAKDKHVIVIGGGDTGADCITTSVRHGAKSITQFDINKMKSELRTDDNQWPMFPIIHQSEDAHKEAKAVYGEDPRAYQVNTTKFTGDENGHVNTLHTISVNTTIDENGVKTRHPIEGTEKEWKADLILLAVGFTGPEEEIIQSMKLKTTKRSNIDAEYGRYETSKKGVFAAGDNRRGQSLVVWAIHEGREAARECDRYLMGASNLP, via the coding sequence ATGGGGAAGCCAACTGGTTTCATAGAGTACAAGAGAGAGAATCCTACAAAAAAAGATCCTTTTCAACGGACTAAAAACTGGAAAGAGTTTACGATCTTAACACCTGATCCGGTTCTTCGTGAACAGGCATCTAGATGTATGGATTGTGGTATTCCTTTTTGTCAGGCAGGAACGTCAATGGTTGGTTCTGGCGAGATTGGCTGTCCGGTATACAATTTGATACCAGAATGGAACGATTTGGTTTACCGTGGGAAGTGGAGAGAAGCATTAGATCGCCTTCACAAAACAAACAATTTTCCGGAATTCACTGGTAGAGTTTGTCCTGCTCCTTGTGAGGGTTCCTGTACTGTGGCAATTAGCGATGATGCTGTAACAATAAAAAATATTGAATACAGCATTATTGAAAAAGGGTTTCAAGAGGGATGGATTATCCCTGAACCACCTGCAAAACGAACAGGTAAACGTGTAGCAGTAGTTGGATCAGGTCCTGCTGGACTTGCAGCTGCAGCTCAATTAAACAAAGCAGGTCACTTAGTGACGGTGTTTGAACGTGAAGATCGTATTGGTGGATTGCTTACGTATGGCATCCCAGATGTAAAACTTGCTAACCATATCGTAGAACGTCGTATTGATATTTTGCGAAAAGAGGGCATTGAGTTTAAGACCAATGTTGAAATTGGCAAAGATATTACAACAAAAGAAATGGAAAAACAATATGATGCAACCATACTATGTACTGGAGCAACTAAACCGAGAAATGTAGGTTTAGAGGGACGTAATCTAAAAGGTATTGAGTTTGCAATGGACTTTTTAACTAGTAATACAAAAAGTTTATTAGACTCTAATCTTGAAGATGGAAACTATATTTCTGCAAAAGACAAACATGTTATTGTTATAGGTGGTGGAGATACAGGGGCAGATTGTATTACAACTTCTGTACGCCATGGCGCAAAATCCATTACACAGTTTGATATAAATAAAATGAAGTCTGAATTGCGAACAGATGATAATCAATGGCCAATGTTCCCGATTATTCACCAGAGTGAAGATGCACACAAAGAAGCAAAAGCAGTCTATGGTGAGGATCCACGTGCGTATCAAGTTAATACAACAAAGTTCACAGGTGATGAAAATGGTCATGTGAATACATTACACACTATCTCTGTTAACACAACAATCGATGAAAATGGTGTGAAGACACGTCATCCAATCGAAGGAACAGAAAAAGAATGGAAAGCAGATTTAATCTTGCTAGCTGTTGGTTTTACTGGACCAGAAGAAGAGATCATTCAATCTATGAAACTTAAAACAACAAAAAGATCTAACATAGATGCTGAATATGGTCGTTATGAAACAAGTAAAAAAGGTGTATTTGCAGCAGGAGACAACAGACGTGGACAAAGTTTAGTTGTTTGGGCAATACATGAAGGAAGAGAAGCTGCAAGGGAATGCGATCGTTACTTAATGGGTGCTTCCAACCTTCCATAA
- a CDS encoding YpjP family protein, whose translation MLGWFKQFFLVTSALMTLGLSDYEESSHALSPFSSEKSNNEPQDVKSIVYKISEQDYELFHAVLPSQVQQYIHRDEENARLLAKQFVQRAKEQSYLKFGSSIEDRISPIFEGTVLDSLEEAITQSVNNLSVEEQQQLQVTNHPSSGRGEKILHVFSQKTGEDIIRFHVRRDQPPKQGHWFNFHYHIASDNYEHHYPLATIYWGKDVPPLWKA comes from the coding sequence GTGCTGGGTTGGTTTAAGCAATTTTTTCTTGTGACGTCTGCATTAATGACTCTAGGACTCTCGGATTATGAAGAATCTTCTCATGCACTTTCTCCTTTCTCATCCGAGAAGAGTAATAATGAACCACAGGATGTCAAATCAATTGTCTATAAAATTAGTGAACAGGATTATGAGTTATTTCATGCGGTTCTTCCTTCACAGGTGCAGCAATACATCCACCGTGATGAAGAAAATGCGCGGTTACTAGCTAAACAATTTGTACAACGGGCAAAAGAGCAAAGCTATCTTAAGTTCGGGTCGTCTATTGAAGATCGAATTAGCCCTATTTTTGAGGGGACCGTATTAGATTCTTTAGAGGAAGCGATTACGCAAAGTGTAAATAACCTTTCAGTCGAAGAACAGCAACAGCTTCAGGTGACAAATCATCCTTCTTCAGGTCGTGGTGAAAAAATACTTCATGTTTTTTCTCAAAAAACAGGTGAAGATATCATCCGTTTCCATGTTCGAAGAGATCAACCACCTAAACAAGGTCATTGGTTTAATTTTCATTACCATATTGCCTCTGATAATTATGAACATCATTACCCCTTAGCGACAATTTATTGGGGCAAAGATGTTCCTCCTTTATGGAAGGCATAA
- a CDS encoding HAD family hydrolase, which translates to MIRLIATDMDGTLLNEYQKVSYENIQAIKDAQNNGIEVIVATGRSKQEALVPLNEAGLKCPIISINGAETWDVEGNVQAIKPIDLQATKKAMQLLRDHHIYFELYLGSGSYSDSKEHALDVIVKLMQTTGAVSTQKEMKRLADYRISNGSITFVDQYESLLDNEEDPVLKLLAFSTNLVILDQVEELLGKQSDLAVTASARGNLEINSIDAQKGLAVQEYAKNTGVPLDDVMGLGDNLNDLSMMKLVGYPVAMGNAAYEVKQICRYETSTNDLNGVAEAIYTHTNLARPESKV; encoded by the coding sequence ATGATTCGATTAATTGCAACAGATATGGATGGAACACTTTTAAACGAATATCAAAAGGTATCATATGAAAATATTCAAGCGATCAAGGACGCGCAGAATAATGGTATAGAGGTTATTGTTGCTACTGGGAGAAGCAAACAAGAAGCTCTAGTTCCGTTAAATGAAGCAGGCTTAAAGTGCCCAATTATAAGCATAAATGGGGCGGAAACTTGGGATGTCGAGGGCAATGTGCAAGCCATTAAGCCAATCGATTTGCAAGCCACAAAAAAGGCTATGCAGCTATTACGGGATCATCATATTTATTTTGAGTTGTATTTAGGGTCAGGTTCATATAGTGACAGCAAGGAACACGCATTAGATGTTATCGTGAAATTAATGCAGACGACAGGTGCAGTAAGTACACAAAAAGAGATGAAAAGGCTCGCTGATTATCGAATTTCAAATGGTTCGATTACGTTTGTCGATCAATACGAGTCATTACTCGACAATGAAGAAGATCCTGTATTAAAATTACTCGCATTTTCAACAAACCTTGTCATTCTTGATCAAGTTGAAGAATTATTGGGAAAACAATCGGATCTAGCAGTTACAGCATCAGCAAGAGGCAACTTGGAGATTAATTCAATTGATGCACAAAAAGGGTTAGCAGTCCAAGAGTATGCCAAAAATACAGGAGTTCCACTAGATGATGTAATGGGACTAGGTGATAATTTAAATGATTTATCGATGATGAAATTGGTTGGCTATCCAGTAGCAATGGGTAATGCAGCATATGAAGTCAAACAAATCTGTCGGTATGAGACAAGCACAAATGATTTAAATGGAGTAGCAGAAGCCATTTATACACATACAAATCTGGCTAGACCTGAATCGAAAGTATGA
- a CDS encoding aspartyl-phosphate phosphatase Spo0E family protein, translating into MIEVSILKYNEIEKKRMQMFLLAQKYGMTSERTIRCSQELDELLNDIQHNVSSSVISTIR; encoded by the coding sequence ATGATTGAGGTGAGTATATTGAAATATAATGAAATTGAAAAGAAACGAATGCAAATGTTTCTTTTAGCACAAAAATACGGGATGACATCAGAACGTACAATTCGCTGTAGTCAAGAGCTTGATGAGCTTTTAAATGACATTCAGCACAATGTATCTTCTTCAGTGATCTCAACAATACGATAA